A region of Epinephelus fuscoguttatus linkage group LG1, E.fuscoguttatus.final_Chr_v1 DNA encodes the following proteins:
- the pxk gene encoding PX domain-containing protein kinase-like protein isoform X2 gives MSFLEKPAPGRLLLDDTVPLTAVIEASQNLQSHTEYIIRVQRGVSSENSWQVIRRYSDFDVLNSSLMVCGISLPLPPKKLIGNMDREFIAERQRGLQAYLDSITQHPLISSSLTVKKFLDPNNYSANYTEIALQQVSMFFRSDLKWEVLEPLKDIGWRIRKKYFLIKNKEQPKERYLLSWVDLGPDKFLSDKDLQSAMKLLTSLSTPYLCPLLFSSTSESSALLIRPFSESGSLRDHICKVKPRESYLKKYCNPKKSQGLELQHIKLYGRQILEGLKLLHDGGMFFGHLHTSNVIVDEGVCRLMDVENGMLGVPSALRPAFTQLRKINTTESIDVFCFGHLLYEMTYGRPPDSVPVDQYPAVPYTAVVSVLQSILSTEACKSGMPTVSALMQTPLFSDVLLQHSEKLQIKVPSRLKEALKTAKESLEKRLQEEQRVLHQHRRLTRAQSHHGSEEERKRRKILARKKSRQSAYENEEDVSVRNNNNSGSGASSPPTCPSSPTPPSTTEHAPF, from the exons GAGTACATCATCCGAGTCCAGAGGGGCGTGTCCTCAGAGAATAGCTGGCAG gtgaTTCGGCGCTACAGTGACTTTGATGTTCTCAACAGCAGCCTGATG GTATGTGGCATCagcctccctcttcctccaaaGAAGCTAATAGGAAACATGGACAGGGAGTTTAtagcagagaggcagagaggattGCAAGCCTATCTGGACTCTATTACCCAGCATCCCCTGATTTCCAGCTCCCTGACTGTCAAGAAGTTCCTGGACCCCAACAACTACTCTGCCAACTACACAG agATCGCTCTGCAGCAGGTCTCCATGTTCTTCAGGTCGGACCTGAAGTGGGAGGTCCTGGAGCCTCTCAAAGACATCG gctGGAGGATCAGGAAGAAATACTTCTTAatcaaaaacaaagagcagccCAAAGAGAGGTATCTGCTGAGCTGG GTGGACCTGGGGCCTGATAAGTTCCTGTCGGACAAAGACCTGCAGTCAGCCATGAAGCTGCTAACCAGCCTTTCT actCCATACCTGTGTCCGCTGTTGTTCTCCAGCACCAGTGAGTCCTCAGCTCTGCTCATCCGGCCATTCAGTGAGAGCGGCTCTCTAAGGGACCACATCTGTAAG GTGAAGCCCAGAGAGAGTTACCTGAAGAAGTACTGTAACCCGAAGAAGAGTCAGGGTCTCGAACTGCAGCACATCAAACTGTACGGCCGTCAGATCCTGGAG ggccTGAAGCTCCTCCATGATGGCGGTATGTTTTTCGGTCACCTGCACACGTCCAATGTAATTGTGGATGAGGGTGTGTGTCGACTGATGGACGTAGAGAACGGCATGCTGGGAGTTCCGTCAGCGCTGCGACCCGCCTTCACTCAACTCAGGAAGATCAAT aCCACAGAGAGCATCGACGTGTTCTGTTTTGGACATTTACTGTACGAGATGACGTACGGCCGACCGCCAGACAGCGTCCCCGTCGATCAATACCCCGCTGTCCCCTACACCGCTGTAG tatcAGTGCTGCAGTCCATCCTGTCCACAGAAGCCTGTAAGAGCGGGATGCCAACAGTGTCGGCACTCATGCAGACACC GCTGTTTAGTGATGTCCTGCTCCAGCATTCAGAAAAACTCCAGATCAAG GTTCCCAGCAGGCTAAAAGAGGCACTGAAGACGGCGAAGGAGAGTCTGGAGAAGAGGCtgcaggaggagcagagagtG CTCCACCAGCACAGGAGGCTGACCAGAGCTCAGTCTCACCACGgctcagaggaggagaggaagaggaggaagattcTGGCGAGGAAG aAGTCCAGGCAGTCGGCTTATGAGAATGAAGAAGACGTCTCTGTAAGAAACAACAATAACTCTG GTTCTGGCGCCAGCTCCCCTCCCACATgcccctcctcccccacccccccatCCACCACAG AGCATGCTCCATTCTGA